A window of the Fusarium poae strain DAOMC 252244 chromosome 3, whole genome shotgun sequence genome harbors these coding sequences:
- a CDS encoding hypothetical protein (BUSCO:48922at5125), which translates to MAKTKKVATDFEKIINEGRERKKNEDLANRIFSKNRRQSAPSKLGVKSTSSPSLASRVGVRKVQRASGIGARSNAPGNVNGEWTHDLHHSISGDLSARISAPNGPSKRANNRRTARLSAAVDRMDTSADAPQQVNIVKPKGNNANNSSMGMSIRGLAGPFTVMAQNFAPGTTPADIESAMTPIGGEIVSCRIVKSKPILIFEMAFASREGGERVIETFNDKTADGRIIKVYPKLGAPTNISSPNPPRDAPSGPRGSRASRPTKDNFVDGSMGFPDLMQTTATNDSSRSNQLYSDNLVGGNRRGRGGPRGRGGR; encoded by the exons ATGGCTAAAACTAAAAAGGTTGCTACAGATTTCGAAAAGATCATCAACGAGG GGCGCGAGCGAAAGAAAAACGAAGACCTCGCCAATCgcatcttctccaagaaccGCCGCCAGAGCGCGCCATCCAAGCTTGGTGTCAAGTCCACTTCCAGTCCCTCGCTCGCAAGTCGCGTCGGCGTTAGAAAGGTGCAGCGCGCCTCGGGCATCGGCGCCCGCTCGAATGCTCCCGGTAACGTGAACGGCGAATGGACTCATGACCTACACCATTCGATCTCGGGTGACCTGAGCGCCCGTATCTCTGCCCCCAATGGTCCCAGCAAGAGAGCCAACAACCGCCGAACAGCTCGACTATCCGCCGCTGTTGATCGCATGGACACTTCGGCCGATGCGCCTCAGCAAGTCAACATAGTAAAACCGAAGGGGAACAACGCCAACAACAGTTCCATGGGCATGAGCATCCGGGGTCTTGCTGGGCCGTTTACCGTTATGGCACAAAACTTCGCTCCTGGCACCACCCCTGCCGATATCGAGAGCGCCATGACTCCCATCGGAGGCGAGATTGTGAGCTGTCGCATAGTCAAATCGAAGCCTATCCTCATCTTCGAGATGGCCTTTGCTTCGCGCGAAGGTGGCGAACGAGTCATCGAAACATTTAACGACAAGACT GCTGATGGCAGAATCATTAAAGTCTACCCTAAGCTCGGCGCTCCAACAAACATCTCATCTCCCAACCCTCCCAGGGATGCCCCTAGCGGCCCTCGGGGCAGTCGCGCAAGCAGGCCCACCAAGGACAACTTTGTTGACGGCTCAATGGGGTTTCCTGACTTGATGCAGACCACTGCCACAAACGATTCATCAAGGAGCAACCAGTTGTATAGTGATAACCTTGTTGGCGGCAACCGAAGAGGTCGCGGTGGCCCAAGGGGTCGTGGTGGACGATAA
- a CDS encoding hypothetical protein (BUSCO:8436at5125): protein MDPQWQQYPDANSPGSSRRHNGSNQTSRDYTNQPLPQGGYKYDQFHGGAPVHSAAAPPASAPVGNPNATASPISLSQMPDGNGDVAMHDAHDAHAGIKYPMRPHHQSHQSGSRPVNLHSPQDSSAAQRYSPMETLSPTSPYAPKSASNSQFTSPTQRQSPTRQPDYSQSPYFPGARQHQPGQHLPPINPYASSGHQENYPSSAVSNLDAAFNLDPKSPRRPVPQQVIRGPVPEFKPLSSSADLQPKVNSQPPFRRANPEGGFISPLQALTVQLPATYRICNPSFKYESSRNPRRVLTKPSKGTKNDGYDNEDSDYILYVNDILGSEEAGHKNRYLILDVLGQGTFGQVVKCQNLKTQEVVAVKVIKNRTAYFNQSMMEVSVLDLLNTKLDKNDDHHLLRLKDTFIHRQHLCLVFELLSVNLYELIKQNQFRGLSTTLVRVFAQQLLNGLALLNKARLIHCDLKPENILLKNLESPIIKIIDFGSACDERQTVYTYIQSRFYRSPEVLLGLPYSSAIDMWSLGCIVVELFLGLPLFPGSSEYNQVSRIVEMLGNPPNWMIEMGKQAGDFFEKRQDEFGRRTYQLKPMEQYARERNTKEQPSKKYFQANTLPEIIKTYPMPRKNMKQSEIDREMNNRIAFIDFVRGLLTINPLERWSPQQAKLHPFITQQKFTGPFIPPMNLKSSSLNRSPAPGTQQQQQAEALSKQRAQAAQQQAASAAPNPYPANANQYGQQGHAQPQMYGNNMYPQGSGHGNMPSPYGQQHGQYGQMPISQQPQQMPQGQYAQMPQPNMYQHQQGGIRPVRQRASTMEQQQSGIPAAIQRVASHLDPSQPIRLQPSPAYYPPTGESMTGGNVDNRTAANRRGSRVQQGARGNRDFIRNLEERTLEEGFMGNQNTWH from the exons ATGGATCCCCAGTGGCAGCAATATCCCGACGCAAACTCGCCTGGCTCCTCGAGACGTCACAACGGTAGCAACCAGACCTCCCGAGACTATACCAACCAACCGCTACCTCAAGGCGGATATAAATACGACCAGTTCCACGGCGGCGCCCCCGTTCACTCAGCTGCTGCTCCGCCTGCTTCTGCTCCTGTTGGTAACCCTAACGCGACCGCATCTCCCATCTCACTTTCTCAGATGCCCGACGGGAACGGTGACGTCGCAATGCACGATGCCCACGATGCTCATGCCGGTATCAAATACCCCATGAGACCTCATCACCAATCCCACCAATCCGGCAGCCGTCCCGTTAATCTTCATTCTCCCCAAGATTCTTCTGCTGCTCAACGATACTCGCCCATGGAGACATTGTCCCCCACTTCGCCCTACGCGCCCAAGTCTGCTTCCAACAGCCAATTCACCAGCCCGACACAGCGACAATCGCCCACACGCCAGCCCGATTATTCTCAGTCTCCTTACTTCCCCGGTGCTCGTCAACATCAGCCAGGACAGCATCTGCCTCCTATCAACCCCTACGCTTCCAGTGGTCACCAGGAAAACTATCCCTCATCTGCTGTCAGCAATCTCGACGCTGCCTTCAACCTTGATCCTAAGTCTCCGCGCCGGCCCGTTCCTCAGCAAGTGATCAGAGGTCCTGTTCCGGAATTCAAGCCATTGTCGTCCTCTGCCGACTTGCAACCAAAGGTCAATTCACAGCCACCCTTTCGTCGTGCCAACCCTGAGGGCGGTTTTATCAGT CCCCTCCAGGCCCTCACCGTCCAACTGCCTGCTACCTACCGTATTTGCAACCCGAGCTTCAAATATGAGTCGTCTCGCAATCCCCGTAGAGTGTTGACAAAACCCAGCAAGGGCACCAAGAATGATGGTTATGACAACGAAGACAGCGATTACATTCTTTATGTGAATGACATTCTTGGCTCCGAGGAAGCTGGCCACAA GAATCGTTATCTTATTTTGGACGTCCTGGGCCAGGGAACTTTCGGTCAGGTTGTCAAATGCCAGAATCTCAAGACACAGGAGGTAGTTGCCGTCAAGGTTATCAAGAACCGCACTGCCTACTTCAACCAGAGTATGATGGAGGTTTCCGTCCTTGACTTG CTCAACACGAAACTCGACAAGAATGACGACCACCATCTGCTGCGCCTCAAGGATACTTTTATCCATCGACAGCATCTCTGCCTGGTTTTTGAGCTTCTGAGTGTCAACCTCTACGAACTTATCAAGCAGAACCAGTTTAGAGGTCTCAGCACCACGCTTGTTCGTGTGTTTGCTCAACAGCTTCTCAACGGTCTAGCGCTGTTGAACAAGGCTCGTCTGATTCATTGTGATTTGAAGCCCGAAAACATTCTTCTAAAGAACCTCGAGAGCCCTATCATCAAGATCATCGATTTTGGCTCAGCTTGTGACGAGCGACAGACTGTCTACACTTATATCCAGTCACGATTCTATCGATCTCCGGAAGTGCTGCTTGGCCTGCCGTACTCGTCAGCCATCGATATGTGGTCTCTGGGTTGTATTGTGGTGGAGCTCTTTTTGGGTCTTCCCTTGTTTCCTGGATCTTCGGAGTACAATCAGGTTTCGCGAATTGTCGAAATGCTAGGAAATCCCCCGAACTGGATGATCGAGATGGGCAAGCAGGCGGGCGACTTTTTCGAAAAGCGACAGGATGAGTTTGGACGACGGACGTACCAGCTGAAGCCAATGGAACAATACGCCCGGGAGCGCAATACTAAAGAGCAGCCCAGCAAGAAGTATTTCCAGGCCAACACTCTTCCCGAGATAATCAAAACTTACCCCATGCCCCGGAAGAACATGAAGCAAAGCGAAATTGACAGAG AAATGAACAATCGTATTGCATTTATCGATTTTGTTCGAGGTCTTCTAACAATCAACCCTCTGGAAAGATGGTCTCCACAGCAAGCCAAGCTTCACCCTTTCATTACTCAGCAGAAGTTCACTGGCCCTTTTATACCACCAATGAACCTCAAGTCAAGCTCTCTGAACAGATCACCGGCGCCCGGTacacagcagcagcaacaggccGAGGCGCTCAGCAAGCAACGGGCGCAAGCGGCGCAACAGCAAGCTGCTTCGGCCGCCCCTAACCCGTACCCAGCGAACGCCAATCAATATGGGCAGCAAGGGCATGCGCAACCGCAAATGTATGGAAACAACATGTATCCCCAGGGAAGTGGCCATGGAAATATGCCCTCGCCATATGGTCAACAACATGGCCAGTATGGACAAATGCCTATTTCCCAACAGCCCCAGCAGATGCCTCAAGGCCAGTATGCGCAAATGCCCCAGCCCAATATgtatcagcatcagcaaggGGGGATTAGACCAGTGCGTCAACGCGCATCTACCATGGAGCAGCAACAGAGCGGCATCCCAGCCGCTATCCAACGAGTCGCAAGCCATCTTGATCCCAGTCAACCAATTCGTCTGCAACCCAGCCCAGCGTACTATCCGCCTACTGGGGAAAGCATGACAGGTGGCAACGTCGATAATCGAACGGCAGCAAACCGAAGAGGGAGCCGCGTACAGCAAGGAGCCCGGGGCAACAGAGACTTCATTCGCAACCTGGAGGAGCGCACTCTGGAAGAAGGTTTTATGGGAAACCAGAACACGTGGCATTGA
- a CDS encoding hypothetical protein (BUSCO:27695at5125) — translation MADAGAPSNPGQLPPPPQAGAGAPGYEASQNGQPMAPPPLHIPQNTNPIPTAITSPRSADNGGIMSPTSAGGFRRAAPEPNKRALYIGGLDQRVTEEVLRQIFETTGHVQNVKIIPDKNARGYNYGFVEYDDPGAAERAMQTLNGRRVHQSEIRVNWAYQSNTTNKEDTSNHFHIFVGDLSNEVNDEVLLQAFSAFGSVSEARVMWDMKTGRSRGYGFVAFRDRPEAEKALSSMDGEWLGSRAIRCNWANQKGQPSMAQQQAMQAMGMTPTTPYGHHQFPAHGVASYEVILTQTPSWQTTVYVGNLTPYTTPNDVVPLFQNFGFVVESRFQADRGFAFIKMDSHENAAMAICQMNGYNVNGRPLKCSWGKDKTPNAQGGFDPAQPFSPQSAQAPGFPGTPTGYYPQYGAQYGGQPGNYGGPQAGSPAGYAGSPMGYAAPQSAGGYGRGQQPPNAEWAQPRPGQNYNNGFGGYQA, via the exons ATGGCCGACGCTGGTGCTCCCTCCAACCCAGGCCAGTTgccgcctcctcctcaggCTGGTGCTGGCGCCCCTGGCTATGAAGCTAGTCAGAATGGCCAGCCTATGGCCCCTCCGCCTCTTCATATCCCTCAGAACACCAACCCGATCCCGACTGCTATCACCTCTCCCAGATCCGCCGACAATGGAGGCATTATGTCGCCCACCAGCGCAGGTGGCTTTCGTCGCGCCGCCCCTGAGCCTAACAAGCGTGCTCTCTATATCGGTGGACTGGACCAGCGAGTGACCGAGGAAGTTCTGCGTCAAATTTTCGAGACTACGGGTCACGTTCAGAACGTCAAGATCATTCCCGACAAGAAT GCGCGTGGCTACAACTATGGCTTTGTCGAGTACGACGACCCCGGAGCCGCTGAGCGTGCCATGCAGACTCTCAACGGACGACGAGTTCATCAATCG GAAATCCGTGTCAACTGGGCCTATCAGTCAAACACCACGAACAAGGAAGACACCTCGAACCACTTCCACATCTTCGTTGGTGACTTGTCTAACGAAGTCAACGACGAAGTCCTTCTCCAGGCCTTCTCTGCCTTTGGGTCCGTTTCTGAGGCTCGCGTTATGTGGGATATGAAGACTGGCCGATCTCGAGGCTACGGGTTTGTTGCTTTCCGTGACCGACCCGAGGCCGAGAAGGCACTGAGCTCTATGGACGGCGAATGGCTCGGCTCGCGAGCTATCCGATGCAACTGGGCGAACCAAAAAGGGCAACCCTCCATGGCCCAGCAGCAGGCTATGCAGGCTATGGGCATGACTCCCACCACTCCTTACGGTCACCACCAATTCCCCGCTCATGGCGTCGCTAGTTACGAGGTCATCTTAACTCAAACTCCCAGCTGGCAGACCACCGTCTATGTTGGAAACCTCACCCCTTACACGACTCCCAACGACGTGGTGCCCCTGTTCCAGAACTTCGGCTTCGTAGTCGAGTCTCGGTTCCAGGCTGACCGAGGATTTGCTTTCATCAAGATGGACTCTCATGAGAACGCGGCTATGGCCATCTGTCAGATGAATGGATACAACGTCAACGGCCGCCCTCTCAAGTGCAGT TGGGGTAAGGACAAGACTCCTAATGCTCAGGGAGGCTTCGATCCTGCCCAACCTTTCAGCCCCCAGAGTGCCCAAGCTCCTGGCTTCCCGGGCACGCCTACTGGCTATTATCCTCAGTATGGTG CCCAGTACGGCGGACAGCCTGGTAACTACGGCGGCCCGCAAGCTGGATCGCCGGCGGGTTACGCTGGCTCACCAATGGGATACGCTGCCCCTCAGAGTGCTGGCGGCTACGGAAGAGGTCAGCAACCTCCTAATGCTGAATGGGCCCAGCCTCGCCCCGGTCAGAACTACAACAACGGATTTGGTGGTTATCAAGCCTAG